CTTTCCGTGCGGATGAAGCTCGGCCGGACGTCGTTGGTGGCGAAGACGAAGTCGTCCATCGACTCGCCGCCAAGCGCCTCGGGGAAGAGTTCCTGTGCCGTCGGCCAGAGGTACTGCCAGAACGCGGGGCTTCGGCCGACGAGGTTTTCCCAGAGCCTGCTTTGGCTCTCGTGAATGCCGAGCGACACGCTCTCGCCGAGTGCGGTGCCGAAGTGCTCGGCCTTGGGAAGATTCTGCTCGTACAGCGCGTGGCCGGTTTCGTGCAGCGTGCTGAAGAAGCTGTTGCCGAGGTCATGCTCGAAGAAGCGCGTCGTCATCCGCGTGTCGCCCGGGCCGAAGCCGGAGCAGAACGGATGGACGGCCACATCGAGTCGGCCTGCGTTGAATTCGAAGCCGATCGCCTTGGCCGCCTTGGTCGACAGCTCGCGCTGGGCGTCGACGGGGAACGACCGCGTGAGCAGCTCGCGTCGGGGCGTTTTGCCACTGTCGTTGATTCGGCCGACGAGATCGACGAGCGGACCTTTGAGCGATGCGAAGACCTCGTCGAGGTAAGCGGGCGATTCGCCCGGCTCGTAATCGTCGAGCAGGGCGGCGTACGGATCGTCGTCGTGGTGGGGATGGCCCACACAGTCGGCCTCTTCGCGCTTGAGCTTGAGCATCGTCTCCAGGTGCGGGACGAAGGCGGCGAAGTCGTCGTTTTTCCGGGCTTCGACCCATGCCGCGTGGCCTTTGACCTCCGCCCGGGCGAGCTCTTCGACGAGCCGCGTGGGCAGCTTGGTCGCGCGGTCGTAGTCGCGACGGGCCTCGCGAACGATGACGGCCTCGTCGCCTTCGGGTGAGGCGGCTTCAGCATCAGCGATGGCGGTGCCGAGCTGGGCAGACGTCGCCCGCTCGTGCATCAGCCGGGCCAGCAGCGACGACTGGTCGGCCCGGAGATCGGTGCCGGCGGGTGGGAGCTGGGTCTGCTCGTCCCATCCGACGACGGAGCCGACGCTGCCGAGGACGGCTTTTTCGCGGAGGAGTGTGCGAAGTGTGCTGATGGGCGTGGCATGGTCGGGCATGGCGGGTAGAGTACGCACCGGCCCTCGTGCCACGTGCCGCCTTTGAGGCGGCGAGCGACCTTCGGTTTCGTCCACGCCTCCCGTGTCCAATTCGTCCATGCCTGCCGTGCCTTCGCCCGAACCCCAGCCGGCCGATGCCGGTGCGACTCCGGTCGCGCCACTCGTCGAACCTGCGACGCCCGCCGAGCCCGTTCCACCAACGCCGGCGACGCCCACAGCGATGCCCGCTGACCCAGCTGATACGAGCGAGACGTTCCGCGCGAACACCGATCCCGACGTCGATGCCGAGATCGAAGCGGCCCTCGGCGGGACCGACGTGTCGGCGATGATGGACGCGTCTGCCGACGAGCAGGCGGTCGATCAGGCGACACTCCGCGGCACGCAGGCGGGCGTCGTCAGTCGCGTCGACCTGTCGAAGGGTGAGTTGCTCGTCGACCTCGGTGGCAAGCACCAGGCGGTGGTGCAGGCCAAGCAGTTCGACCCGGTTCCGGCCGAGGGTGAGTTCGTCGAGGTCGACATCGAGACCTACGACGCGGCCGAGGGCATCTACCGCGCCCACAAAAAGGGGGCCGCCCGAAAGATCGGCGCGTGGGAAGAGCTCAAGCAGGGACAGGTCGTCGAGGCGACGGTCACCGGCATGAACAAGGGTGGTCTTGAATGCCGCATTGGCCAGACCGCGATCCGCGCGTTCATGCCCGCCGGGCAGGTCGATACGGCTTTCCAGAAAGACATCAGCACGTTCCTGAACCAGAAGGTCCAGGCGAAAATCACCAAGCTCGATCGTGCCGAGCGGAACGTGGTGCTGAGCCGGCGTGCGGTGGTCGAGGCCGAAGCGCGTCAGGCACGGAAGGAAACGCTGAAAAACCT
The window above is part of the Planctomycetota bacterium genome. Proteins encoded here:
- a CDS encoding S1 RNA-binding domain-containing protein: MPAVPSPEPQPADAGATPVAPLVEPATPAEPVPPTPATPTAMPADPADTSETFRANTDPDVDAEIEAALGGTDVSAMMDASADEQAVDQATLRGTQAGVVSRVDLSKGELLVDLGGKHQAVVQAKQFDPVPAEGEFVEVDIETYDAAEGIYRAHKKGAARKIGAWEELKQGQVVEATVTGMNKGGLECRIGQTAIRAFMPAGQVDTAFQKDISTFLNQKVQAKITKLDRAERNVVLSRRAVVEAEARQARKETLKNLEEGALIKGTIKSVKDFGAFVDLGGVDGLLHVSQLTHKRMANAADFVKEGEEVEVRVDKIEKGGKGGGKIALSLSHRPPDPWEQAETKYAVGSQVTGTVTRVENFGCFVE
- a CDS encoding carboxypeptidase M32 codes for the protein MPDHATPISTLRTLLREKAVLGSVGSVVGWDEQTQLPPAGTDLRADQSSLLARLMHERATSAQLGTAIADAEAASPEGDEAVIVREARRDYDRATKLPTRLVEELARAEVKGHAAWVEARKNDDFAAFVPHLETMLKLKREEADCVGHPHHDDDPYAALLDDYEPGESPAYLDEVFASLKGPLVDLVGRINDSGKTPRRELLTRSFPVDAQRELSTKAAKAIGFEFNAGRLDVAVHPFCSGFGPGDTRMTTRFFEHDLGNSFFSTLHETGHALYEQNLPKAEHFGTALGESVSLGIHESQSRLWENLVGRSPAFWQYLWPTAQELFPEALGGESMDDFVFATNDVRPSFIRTESDEATYNLHVLLRFEIERALLSGDLSVADLPGAWDEKMDAYLGIKPDKASNGCLQDVHWSAGLIGYFPTYTLGNVYASCLFDKVTDALGGQAERDALFARGEFRPLLDWLIDNVHHHGKRHAARDLVEKATGSKPTVEPLLTHLQEKASLYYGV